A single region of the Lotus japonicus ecotype B-129 chromosome 4, LjGifu_v1.2 genome encodes:
- the LOC130711466 gene encoding uncharacterized protein LOC130711466: protein MRTEESTINQEKSEKTDPEEVVEKANPEETLTITKVPPKILSRYLSARKSSCHDFCKYGIKHADEEKPWRRVNTRGRKTNVQTNVLEENVISLAGTKKSGRSSKPSLTSKGEDPSSPIDIKEVTNEKTVTSEKNSPSFEETDVSIEHHNSDLRQEGSEPSLPVQECSKSQTKRGIVKNKTAFAFGSSSPKRTESRSKQTKTEGKGKSTPPSVNLSPKHNVKKKPSSSPSAKTVKNLRGVSSLKTHENVEEIKHEISSNDNLPDKILHVIEPTSENLSEQPPKSPGATKLPSPSHPSSGEKILKRRTTKKIASSGMSSTSRKNLRHVTFSQISSGNKGKTNMVRTSSKSSSVSSSASSSISSISKQNGAAKSKSNKAGQSHQGENVKVGYKIRPKMSTKVVVGNKVVPPRKLSFRRGKVIEIQPQNNNIPRRLKFKPARLLGADDIKREINGARMRRAITNKKAEDGGEVNAANNANTESEKAVSRHQTVEGGKKRSLVRDRSKNMYGSKSASEKVILRHQNVEGKKQNSRLYNNVIEETAIKLAGLRKSKVKALVGAFETVISLDSPRAETNAAEASTAC from the coding sequence ATGAGGACAGAGGAAAGTACTATTAACCAGGAGAAGTCTGAGAAAACTGATCCTGAAGAAGTTGTTGAAAAAGCAAATCCTGAAGAGACATTAACTATCACAAAAGTCCCACCTAAGATCCTTTCACGTTATCTTAGTGCTCGAAAGAGTTCCTGCCATGATTTTTGCAAGTATGGTATCAAACATGCTGATGAAGAAAAACCATGGAGAAGGGTCAACACAAGGGGAAGAAAAACCAATGTTCAAACCaatgttttggaagaaaatgtAATATCTTTGGCAGGGACAAAGAAATCAGGAAGAAGTTCAAAGCCTTCTCTGACTTCAAAAGGTGAAGATCCCAGCTCTCCTATTGACATCAAGGAAGTGACAAATGAAAAAACAGTTACTTCAGAGAAAAATTCACCATCTTTTGAAGAAACAGATGTTTCAATTGAACATCACAACAGTGACCTAAGGCAAGAAGGTTCTGAGCCATCTCTTCCAGTGCAAGAATGTTCCAAAAGTCAAACCAAAAGGGGAATTGTCAAGAACAAAACTGCTTTTGCCTTTGGTTCAAGCAGCCCAAAGAGAACTGAAAGTAGAAGCAAACAGACAAAAACTGAAGGCAAGGGAAAATCAACACCACCAAGCGTTAACTTGTCTCCAAAACATAATGTCAAGAAGAAACCTTCAAGCTCACCAAGTGCTAAAACTGTCAAAAACTTGAGGGGAGTGTCTTCTCTGAAAACTCATGAGAATGTTGAAGAAATCAAACATGAAATATCCAGCAATGACAATTTACCAGACAAAATTTTGCATGTCATTGAACCTACCTCTGAAAATTTATCTGAACAACCTCCTAAGTCTCCCGGTGCAACTAAGTTGCCTTCACCCTCTCATCCATCATCAGGGGAGAAAATCTTGAAGAGGAGGACCACTAAGAAAATTGCCAGTTCTGGAATGTCTTCAACTTCAAGGAAGAACCTTAGACATGTGACATTCTCTCAAATATCTTCAGGGAACAAAGGCAAAACAAACATGGTACGTACTTCTTCAAAATCATCATCAGTTTCATCATCTGCTTCCTCATCCATATCttcaatttcaaaacaaaatggTGCTGCCAAGTCTAAGTCCAACAAAGCAGGACAAAGTCATCAAGGTGAAAATGTGAAGGTGGGGTACAAAATCAGGCCAAAAATGAGCACAAAAGTTGTTGTAGGAAACAAAGTTGTTCCACCCCGGAAATTATCTTTCAGGAGAGGAAAAGTGATTGAAATTCAGCCTCAGAACAACAACATTCCAAGGAGGCTCAAATTCAAGCCAGCACGGTTGCTTGGTGCTGATGACatcaaaagagaaataaatggTGCAAGAATGAGAAGGGCCATTACCAATAAAAAAGCTGAAGATGGTGGTGAGGTAAATGCAGCTAATAATGCAAATACTGAATCTGAGAAAGCTGTGTCTAGGCACCAAACTGTGGAAGGAGGTAAGAAGAGAAGCCTTGTGAGAGATAGAAGCAAGAATATGTATGGTTCCAAATCAGCTTCTGAGAAAGTGATTTTGAGGCATCAAAATGTGGAAGGGAAGAAACAGAACTCACGTTTGTATAACAATGTGATTGAAGAGACAGCAATCAAGCTTGCTGGGCTAAGAAAGAGCAAGGTTAAGGCTCTGGTTGGTGCATTTGAAACCGTGATATCTCTTGATTCTCCTCGAGCAGAGACCAATGCTGCTGAAGCGAGCACAGCTTGTTGA
- the LOC130715656 gene encoding uncharacterized protein LOC130715656, with amino-acid sequence MMEGSEAVDDQNSGWFQVKKKHRSKFSLQSWVGGFSGKNASHTRHSVNKKDANSHSKQKTQVSRSGGNFLQNPVPGSVTSSLSVSKDEKGTATHNLNTGVVRHDTETHKSAPLVSLDSRGNIEEAGKLQQNDKPDVAQKRRWGDLEEGGLALPHENLIGVGIKFGSIGDDSLLSCKKHENVPDPCDSSHTQEKDLTATTPDVEILSDPSLKCEDHEFGEKGRDVVNVTLEHLETQEMNGKKVGPEDDTLYCNKKTEEVSETATDCGINNESLSGNDSVMVGNEAHAVINAASDIKTFEIPEQNCSLSNAVTSQDSESHVLDNCSLSNAVIAQDTESQVPESVNDSITSVEEVRDPLDGIVEDVVSSSHSVSAPEEVDSNESKERFRQRLWCFLFENLNRSVDELYLLCELECDLEQMKEAILVLEESASDFKDLITRVEDFEKVKKSSQIIDEVPVILKSDHRRPHALSWEVRRMTTSPHRADILSSSLEAFRKIQQERASLKLSNNTEHAMSKCLTSESVGNMNGTHNAKNSRTKSRKHIGSSDANQGNLNVKKHNIEGTKPCDAIRVQKGYIPPESLLTSEVDLAKLPSLENSSALATAKVKTHLGSGADKLLSLKDKAPTEVINEKNPRSTDNLRRQMQLPEKDKEKRSTSLGKSMNAWKEKRNWEDILSSPFRVSSRMSYSPSLGRKSAERVRTLHDKLMSPEKKKKTTSDLKKEAEEKHARALRIRSELETERVQKLQRTSQKLNRVSEWHAVRHLKLREGMYARHQRSESRHEAFLAQVAKRAGDESSKVNEVRFITSLNEENKKLILRQKLHGSELRRAEKLQVIKSKQKEDLAREEAVLERRKLIEAEKLQRLAEMQRKKEEAQIRREEERKASSAAREARAIEQLRRKEERAKAQQEEAELLAQKLAERLNESEQRRKIYLEQIRERANLRDQSSPLLRRSLNKDGQGRSTPNNSSDDSQTNIASGLGSSLGIGSITLQHSMKRRIKRIRQKLMALKYEFLEPPLGGESAGIGYRVAVGAARAKVGRWLQELQRLRQARKEGATSIGLIISEMIKYLEGKDPELQASRQAGLIDFIASALVASHTSKPEACQVTLHLLKLLKVVLSAPANRSYFLAQNLLPPIIPMLSAALENYIKIAASLSSPGNFSLPSNKASLENFESVSEILNNFLWAVTAILGHISSEERQLQMRDGLLELLISYQVIHRLRDLFALHDRPQMEMSAFPAPILLSIQLLMVLTSRPGKSSYIDWEYSPVAMELEIGGEGAKFADSVGPLSVINGSSVMHLPDVPEDRPLDETIKVNRNEESISIGKDCKLEHDSSDKLKNDEMEKIDDLDEPQKNQGGDIANSFVSQKDEKHTMVNITTQKNEKSSNLAQPVVFLLSALSETGLVSLPSLLTAVLLQANNRSSSEPASFILPSNFEEVATGVLKVLNNVALLDLVFLQRMLARPDLKMEIFHLMSFMLSHCASRWKTPNDQVGSLMLESLSLLGHFALFHPGNQAVLRWGKSPTILHKVCDLPFIFFSDPELMPILAGTLVAACYGCEQNKFVVQQELSVDMLLSLLRSCKSAAPATQLITLDNSATDESSEPNQLGTEFRKTQVDIPVKHSRSNGKGIRAFLGKSGVLGNSLKNGRLKSLRDGKTTKSSEEVVPRQNLSTSETSHSMLHCRFPQSFIDKVEQFFSAEIANGVDGV; translated from the exons ATGATGGAGGGCAGTGAAGCTGTCGATGATCAGAACTCGGGATGGTTCCAAGTCAAAAAG AAGCACAGATCAAAATTCTCTTTGCAGAGCTGGGTGGGAGGGTTTTCAGGGAAAAATGCCTCTCACACTCGGCATTCCGTGAATAAAAAGGATGCCAATTCACATAGCAAGCagaaaactcaagtttcgaGGTCAGGGGGGAATTTTTTACAGAACCCTGTTCCTGGGAGTGTTACGAGTTCTCTTTCCGTGTCAAAGGATGAAAAGGGTACAGCTACACACAACCTTAATACAGGTGTGGTTAGACATGACACTGAAACTCATAAGTCTGCTCCACTAGTTAGCTTGGATTCTCGAGGAAATATTGAAGAAGCCGGTAAGTTACAACAAAATGACAAGCCTGACGTAGCGCAGAAAAGAAGATGGGGTGATTTAGAGGAAGGGGGATTGGCACTGCCGCATGAGAACTTGATTGGAGTTGGAATTAAGTTTGGTAGTATTGGAGATGATAGTTTGCTTAGCTGTAAAAAGCATGAGAATGTCCCTGATCCTTGTGATTCATCTCATACACAAGAAAAGGACTTGACAGCTACAACTCCTGATGTAGAGATACTTTCTGATCCTTCCTTGAAATGTGAGGATCACGAATTCGGAGAGAAGGGTAGAGATGTTGTGAACGTAACCTTGGAACATTTAGAAACTCAAGAAATGAATGGGAAAAAAGTTGGTCCCGAAGATGATACTTTATATTGCAATAAGAAAACTGAAGAAGTCAGTGAAACAGCAACTGATTGTGGCATTAACAATGAATCTTTGTCTGGCAACGATTCTGTGATGGTTGGAAATGAAGCCCATGCTGTTATCAATGCGGCAAGTGATATCAAAACTTTTGAAATACCAGAACAGAATTGCAGCTTAAGCAATGCAGTTACTTCCCAGGATTCCGAGTCACACGTACTTGATAATTGCAGCTTAAGCAATGCAGTCATTGCCCAGGATACCGAGTCACAAGTACCTGAAAGTGTTAATGATTCTATAACTTCTGTTGAAGAGGTTAGAGATCCACTGGATGGTATTGTGGAAGATGTTGTTTCAAGCTCTCATAGTGTGAGTGCTCCTGAAGAAGTGGATTCAAATGAAAGCAAAGAAAGGTTCAGACAGAGGCTTTGGTGCTTTCTGTTTGAGAATCTTAATAGGTCTGTCGATGAACTTTATCTTCTTTGTGAACTAGAATGTGATTTGGAGCAGATGAAGGAGGCAATTCTTGTTCTTGAGGAGTCAGCATCTGATTTTAAAGATCTAATCACTAGAGTTGAGGACTTTGAAAAGGTTAAAAAGTCTTCTCAAATAATTGATGAAGTTCCTGTCATCTTGAAGAGTGATCATCGCAGGCCACATGCTCTCTCATGGGAG GTCCGAAGGATGACAACTTCACCACATAGGGCAGATATACTGTCTTCATCTCTTGAGGCTTTTAGAAAGATACAACAAGAGCGTGCTAGCTTGAAATTAAGCAATAACACAGAACATGCCATGTCTAAATGTTTGACTTCTGAATCTGTTGGCAATATGAATGGAACACACAATGCCAAAAATTCAAGGACAAAGTCAAGAAAGCATATTGGGTCTTCAGATGCTAACCAAGGGAATCTGAATGTGAAAAAGCACAATATTGAAGGGACCAAACCCTGTGATGCAATCAGAGTGCAAAAAGGATATATCCCACCAGAAAGCTTATTAACTTCAGAAGTTGATTTAGCTAAATTACCTTCCTTAGAAAATTCTTCTGCTTTGGCAACTGCTAAGGTTAAAACTCACCTTGGATCTGGAGCGGATAAGCTGCTTTCTTTAAAAGATAAAGCACCCACAGAAGTTATTAATGAGAAGAACCCCAGATCCACAGATAACCTTAGGAGGCAAATGCAGCTGCCTGAAAAAGATAAGGAAAAAAGGAGTACATCACTGGGAAAGTCCATGAATgcttggaaggagaagaggaactgGGAGGACATACTTTCATCTCCATTTCGTGTCTCTTCCCGCATGTCATATTCACCAAGCCTGGGCAGGAAAAGTGCTGAGCGTGTACGTACACTGCATGACAAACTAATGTCTcctgaaaaaaagaagaaaacaactTCAGACTTAAAAAAGGAAGCAGAAGAAAAACATGCTCGTGCtttgagaatcagaagtgagTTAGAAACTGAGAGAGTTCAAAAGCTTCAACGCACATCACAAAAACTAAATCGTGTCAGTGAATGGCATGCTGTTCGTCATTTGAAGCTACGAGAGGGTATGTATGCTCGCCATCAACGTAGTGAATCTCGTCATGAGGCTTTTCTGGCTCAAGTGGCAAAGAGAGCTGGTGATGAAAGTAGCAAGGTGAATGAGGTTCGGTTTATTACTTCcttaaatgaagaaaataagaaattgaTTTTGCGTCAGAAACTTCACGGGTCAGAGTTGAGGAGGGCTGAAAAGCTTCAAGTGATAAAATCTAAGCAAAAGGAGGACTTGGCCAGGGAAGAAGCTGTTCTTGAGCGTCGAAAACTTATTGAAGCTGAAAAGTTACAACGTCTTGCTGAGATGCAGCGGAAAAAAGAGGAGGCTCAAATCAGAAGGGAAGAGGAAAGAAAAGCATCAAGTGCAGCACGGGAAGCAAGAGCTATTGAACAGCTTCGAAGGAAGGAAGAAAGAGCCAAAGCACAACAAGAGGAAGCCGAGCTTTTGGCTCAGAAATTAGCAGAAAGACTCAATGAAAGTGAACAACGTCGTAAGATTTACCTGGAACAAATTCGGGAAAGAGCAAATTTGAGGGACCAATCATCCCCTTTGCTGCGTCGATCATTAAATAAAGATGGGCAAGGTAGATCTACTCCTAACAACAGCAGTGATGATTCTCAAACAAACATTGCCTCTGGATTAGGTTCTAGTCTCGGAATTGGCAGCATCACGTTGCAACACTCAATGAAGAGAAGAATAAAGAGAATTCGACAAAAGCTTATGGCTTTAAAGTATGAGTTTCTTGAACCGCCTCTTGGTGGTGAAAGTGCTGGCATTGGATACAGAGTAGCAGTAGGTGCTGCCAGGGCAAAAGTTGGCCGGTGGCTTCAAGAACTTCAAAGACTTAGACAAGCAAGAAAAGAAGGGGCCACAAGTATAGGGCTAATCATTTCTGAAATGAtaaag TATTTGGAGGGAAAGGACCCTGAGCTACAAGCATCTCGTCAAGCTGGACTAATTGATTTTATTGCTTCTGCACTGGTTGCGTCTCACACATCAAAACCCGAAGCGTGCCAGGTTACATTGCACTTGTTAAAACTTCTGAAAGTAGTACTGTCTGCACCTGCAAATAGGAGTTATTTCCTTGCACAGAATCTTTTGCCTCCAATCATCCCAATGCTTTCAGCAGCCCTTGAGAACTATATAAAGATTGCAGCATCTTTAAGTAGTCCTGGCAACTTTAGTTTGCCTTCAAATAAAGCATCACTTGAGAACTTTGAATCAGTTtctgaaatattaaataatttcttgTGGGCTGTTACTGCAATACTTGGCCATATAAGCTCAGAAGAAAGGCAACTTCAGATGCGGGATGGCTTGCTGGAGTTACTGATTTCCTACCAAGTGATTCACCGGTTAAGGGATCTTTTTGCACTTCATGATAGGCCTCAGATGGAAATGTCAGCATTTCCAGCCCCTATTCTCTTAAGCATACAACTTTTGATGGTTTTGACTTCCAGACCTGGCAAATCAAGTTATATTGACTGGGAATATTCCCCTGTGGCAATGGAGCTGGAAATTGGCGGTGAAGGGGCTAAGTTTGCAGATTCTGTTGGTCCCTTATCAGTGATCAATGGAAGCTCAGTTATGCATTTACCTGATGTCCCTGAGGACAGACCGTTGGATGAAACAATCAAGGTGAACAGGAATGAGGAATCTATTTCTATTGGTAAGGATTGTAAATTGGAGCATGATAGTTCTGATAAATTGAAAAATGATGAGATGGAGAAGATAGATGATCTGGATGAACCCCAGAAAAATCAGGGTGGGGATATTGCTAATTCTTTTGTTTCCCAGAAGGATGAAAAGCATACAATGGTAAATATTACTacacagaaaaatgaaaaatcatcAAATTTGGCTCAACCAGTGGTGTTTCTTCTTTCGGCTCTTTCGGAAACTGGACTTGTTAGTCTCCCTTCCCTTTTGACTGCTGTTCTTCTGCAGGCCAACAATAGATCATCCTCTGAACCG GCCTCATTTATCCTTCCATCTAATTTTGAAGAGGTGGCAACTGGAGTACTTAAGGTGCTAAACAATGTGGCTCTTTTGGATCTTGTATTTCTGCAACGAATGCTG GCTAGGCCAGATCTGAAAATGGaaatttttcatttgatgagCTTCATGCTTTCTCATTGTGCCAGCAGGTGGAAAACTCCGAACGATCAG GTTGGTTCCCTTATGCTTGAATCTCTATCTCTTCTGGGTCACTTTGCATTGTTTCATCCTGGAAATCAAGCTGTCCTTCGATGGGGAAAGAGTCCCACCATCCTCCATAAG GTGTGCGATCTTCCATTCATTTTCTTCAGTGACCCAGAGTTGATGCCAATCTTGGCTGGCACATTAGTCGCTGCATGCTACGGGTGTGAGCAGAACAAGTTCGTAGTTCAACAAGAACTGAGTGTTGACATGCTACTTTCCTTGCTAAGATCATGCAAAAGTGCTGCACCTGCAACTCAGCTTATAACCTTAGACAATTCCGCAACAGATGAATCTAGTGAACCTAATCAATTAGGTACTGAATTTAGAAAGACTCAAGTGGACATTCCTGTAAAGCACAGCCGTTCCAACGGCAAAGGCATTCGGGCTTTCTTGGGAAAGAGTGGTGTTCTGGGAAATAGCTTAAAAAATGGCAGGTTGAAAAGTTTAAGGGACGGCAAGACTACTAAAAGTTCTGAAGAAGTGGTTCCTAGGCAAAATCTATCTACATCGGAGACATCACATTCCATGTTGCATTGTAGATTTCCTCAGAGCTTCATTGATAAAgtagagcaattcttctcagCAGAAATTGCCAATGGGGTAGATGGCGTCTAG
- the LOC130715123 gene encoding heparanase-like protein 1 produces MAFRVAIFLFLASLCSTLAQDVKHSSISIEGSQAIAENDDNFICATLDLWPNEKCDYNYCPWGNSSIFNLDLSDPVLTKAIQALKPMRIRIGGSLQDQLLYEAGSLNFPCRPFRKMKGELFGFTHGCLQMKRWDELNRFFNETGALITFGLNALIGRHTEMHKAWVGDWDSTNAYDFINYTVSKGYKIDSWEFGNELSGKGIGASVGASQYGKDLIKLKQIINKLYSNSEFKPSLIAPGGFFDKEWYEKLLHTSGSGVINVLTHHIYNLGPGSDESLDKKILDPERLSNVEPTLRSLSETIKKHGPWSSAWVGEAGGAYNSGGRHVSNRFVNSFWYLDQLGLASKYNTKVYCRQTLVGGNYGLLNTTTFAPNPDYYSALLWHQLMGKTVLAATTSDDFFPFLRMYAHCSKDRDGVTLLLINLSNETHFLLSVDEHMTVRDGVNKDSKSIHMEASLSGHLKKAFSFVGTKGSDVMFREEYHLTAKDDYLRSKTMLLNGNPIELTSDGEIPTLAPVSNHVHAPIYITPVSIAFIVFPNFDAPACAGHR; encoded by the exons ATGGCATTCCGCGTCGCCATATTTCTCTTTCTGGCTTCTCTCTGTTCGACTCTAGCGCAAGATGTTAAACATAGTTCAATTTCAATAGAAGGATCTCAAGCTATTGCTGAAAATGATGATAACTTTATCTGTGCTACACTTGATTTGTGGCCTAATGAAAAGTGTGACTACAACTATTGCCCCTGGGGGAATTCTTCTATCTTTAATTTG GACTTGTCTGATCCTGTTCTTACCAAGGCAATCCAAG CTCTCAAGCCTATGAGGATAAGAATTGGAGGTTCTTTGCAAGACCAACTCCTGTATGAGGCAGGAAGTTTGAATTTCCCTTGTCGTCCATTTCGAAAGATGAAAGGTGAATTGTTTGGATTTACACACGGATGCTTACAAATGAAAAGGTGGGATGAGCTGAATCGTTTTTTCAACGAGACAGG GGCCCTTATCACATTTGGCTTGAATGCACTCATAGGGAGGCACACGGAGATGCATAAAGCTTGGGTAGGAGACTGGGACTCTACAAATGCTTACGACTTCATAAATTACACTGTTTCAAAGGGATACAAAATTGATTCATGGGAATTTG GTAATGAATTGAGTGGTAAGGGAATTGGTGCAAGTGTTGGTGCTTCACAGTATGGGAAAGACTTGATTAAGCTTAAGCAAATTATAAACAAATTGTACAGCAACTCTGAGTTCAAACCTTCACTTATAGCACCTGGTGGATTCTTTGATAAGGAGTGGTATGAAAAGTTACTTCATACTTCAGGTTCAGGCGTAATCAATGTGCTTACTCATCACATATATAATTTGGGCCCAG GCAGCGATGAGAGTCTTGACAAGAAGATTCTAGATCCTGAGCGCTTGAGCAATGTAGAACCAACTCTTAGAAGTCTTTCTGAAACCATTAAAAAACATGGTCCTTGGTCTTCTGCATGGGTAGGAGAAGCTGGTGGGGCATACAACAGTGGTGGTCGTCATGtgtctaacagatttgtgaatAGCTTTTG GTACTTAGATCAACTTGGACTAGCATCCAAATACAACACTAAGGTTTATTGCAGACAGACTTTAGTTGGAGGAAACTATGGCCTTCTCAACACCACCACTTTCGCTCCCAATCCTGACTACTACAG TGCGCTTTTGTGGCATCAGCTCATGGGAAAGACTGTTCTTGCAGCTACTACCAGTgatgatttttttccttttttacgCATGTATGCCCATTGTTCAAAAGACAGA GATGGTGTAACATTACTGCTGATCAACTTAAGCAACGAGACTCATTTCTTACTCAGTGTTGATGAGCATATGACTGTGAGAGATGGTGTAAATAAAGATTCTAAAAGCATCCACATGGAAGCTTCATTGTCTGGTCATTTAAAGAAGGCATTTTCTTTTGTTGGAACAAAAGGATCAGATGTCATGTTCAGGGAGGAGTATCACTTAACTGCAAAAGATGATTACCTTCGAAGCAAAACCATGTTGCTGAATGGTAATCCAATAGAGTTAACAAGTGATGGAGAAATTCCTACGTTGGCTCCTGTAAGCAATCATGTACATGCTCCAATATATATAACTCCTGTATCCATTGCATTTATTGTATTCCCCAACTTTGATGCTCCAGCTTGTGCTGGACACAGATAA
- the LOC130714514 gene encoding SNAP25 homologous protein SNAP33-like → MFSSKKSPVKVAKPSSVGPVYPVKSGSNPFDSDDEGNDNKKYNSSRKTSSERALATLEVNTNPFDDVDDTKKPSSSLYAAPSADRNRYRNDFRESGGVENQSVQELESYAVYKAEETTKSVNNCLKIAENIREDATKTLVTLHQQGEQITRSHYVAADIDHDLSRGEKLLGSLGGLFSKTWKPKKTRAIRGPVIFGDNPVSRQANHLEQREKLGLTSAPRGQTKMRTPPHESSTALQKVEFEKGKQDDALSDLSDLLGELKDMAIDMGSEIERHNKALSHLDDDVEELNFRVKGANQRGRRLLGK, encoded by the exons atgttTAGTTCAAAGAAATCTCCTGTGAAGGTTGCTAAGCCTAGCTCTGTTGGTCCGGTGTATCCTGTTAAATCCGGGTCGAACCCATTTGATTCGGATGATGAGGGAAATGATAACAAAAAGTATAATTCCTCACGGAAGACCTCCTCAGAACGTGCACTTGCTACGCTAGAAGTTAACACCAATCCTTTTGATGACGTTGATGATACTAAGAAACCTTCATCATCTTTGTATGCCGCTCCATCCGCTGACAGGAACAGATATAGGAATGATTTTCGTGAATCTGGTGGAGTAGAGAATCAGTCGGTGCAGGAATTGGAAAGTTATGCTGTTTATAAGGCTGAAGAGACTACAAAATCAGTCAACAATTGTTTGAAGATAGCAGAGAACATAAGAGAGGATGCTACCAAGACTTTAGTCACTCTTCACCAACAGGGTGAGCAAATTACCAGGAGTCACTATGTTGCTGCTGACATTGATCATGACTTAAGTCGG GGAGAAAAGCTTTTGGGAAGCCTTGGTGGCCTCTTCTCCAAAACTTGGAAGCCGAAGAAGACACGTGCAATAAGAGGCCCTGTTATTTTTGGAG ATAATCCAGTTAGCAGACAGGCCAACCACTTGGAACAGAGAGAGAAGTTGGGATTGACTTCTGCACCCAGAGGGCAAACTAAGATGCGAACCCCACCTCACGAATCATCAACTGCACTTCAAAAAGTTGAG TTTGAAAAAGGGAAGCAAGATGATGCACTTTCGGATTTAAGTGATCTGTTGGGAGAGCTTAAAGACATGGCCATTGACATGGGATCCGAAATTGAGAG GCACAATAAAGCTCTGAGCCATCTAGATGATGATGTGGAAGAGTTGAATTTCCGAGTGAAAGGTGCTAATCAAAGAGGCCGTCGTTTGCTTGGAAAATAA